GGCTTCGTGCTCGAGGTAGCCGATGACCTGGGCGAAGCGTTCGAAGCGGCCGTCGGAGTCCGGGGTGAGCAGGGCCTGGCGGGTAAAGGTGCCGTATGTCTCGACCCATGCCCGCTGTAGCGCCGCGAAGTCGTCAAGCTCGGCCGCCCAGGCGGCGGCGTCCGTGCGCGGCGGCAGGCGCCAGTCCTCATCGAGCGGGGCCGTCGGGCGGCCCGCCAGGCTGTCCATGAAATGCCGCTTCCAGAAGGCGACGTGGCGGACGATCTCCCAGACGCAGTGCCGTTCCGGGGACGGCCGCCAGAGGGCCTGCTCCGCCGACAGGTCCTTGATCTGCCGCCAGATGGGCGCATGGCTGTAGTTGCGCCCGTCGAAGAGACGCTCCGCGGTCTGACGCAAGGCCTCCCCCAGTGCATCGGGCATGGCCTCGGCCCCCTTCCTGTCTCGCATCGCAGCTGGCCTCGCCGACCCCGTGCCGGCCCGCACGCGCCCGGTACGTCGCGGCGATGGTGACGTGTGCCCCTCCGTACCCACCCGCAAGGGGCAGCTGAGGCTCGATCTCATCTTACCAACCCCAGCCTCCCGCACCAGGTAGTCACGCAGCCTGCCGCCGAGCGGGGGCGCGAGCATGGGATTCGGGTGGAGCGATAGCGGGTTTTTAAATACGTATTTAAATTCCCATGGGCGCTACCGAGGACACCCTGTGCGCTCGCGGACGAGCATCCCGGCCAGCCGCACCGAAAGCGACGGTACGCACCCCCCGAGGACGGTCTTCCCCGGCCTCCAGGTCGGCAGCGGGCGCGCGTCGTCGCGTGCCGATGCGGGCGCAGAGGGAGTCGGCGCCCGGACGAACACGCGGTCCCGTCAGCCACTAACCGGCGCCACGTCGGCGATGTGGCACACGGGACGGGGTCGCGGCGCACTTCAACGATCGTTGAGAGGATCATTTCCGGGGAAATGGGGCGGAGCCGAGCGTCTCGCCCGGGCCGCTGGTGGGTGCCGAGAGGCGCCGCTTCCGGGTGGAGCATCCGGCCTTCGTCTTCTGGCCGGGGAGCGGCCGGGCGTTCGTGCAGATCGTCTTGACGGCGAGGGTGCCGGTTCCCCGGGAGGATCTCCAGCGGCTCATCGAGGGGCCGGGCCTCGCTCCCGTAGTCATGGCGACACCCGAGGAGATACGGCAGCATCAAAGCGAGTGGGCAGCGCAGAACTTCGGGAACCTGGTGCGGGTCGACGTCCCGGTGCGGCAGGAGGACGGGCACTGGGTCTCGGCGGTGCCCATCACCTTGCGTGCGCACCCGGCGGTGACCCTGCACCTGGTCGACGTCGAGGGACACTGGATCGAGACCGCCCTGTCGTGGGTCGGTCAATGAGGGCATGCTCCAGTGCGGTGCAACGACCCAATGGTATGGCGCACGCCCCGCGCCCTGTTGCCATCAAGGGCGCGCTCCACACGCGTCGGAGAGGCGAAGGGGGCGACCGTCGCGTCACAGGCCCGCTGCCCGCACCCACTCCAGCTGCGGGTCCCGCCGCTGCCGGATGGATTCGACCGTCGTCGGCACCCAGTGGTCGGGCGCCAGCGTCTCGGCCGGGTCTCGACCGGGATCCGGGCGGGTAAACCGCTTGTGCGAAACGCTGAAGCCCATCCCCGACCGGGGCAGCTCGAAGCGCAGGATGTCGCCGTAGCTGCTCGGAGCGCCGCCCGTTGGCTCGCCCACCACCATCGCCAGCCCGTTGTCGCTGAAGACGGTGGCGAACCAGACGGCCGAGCTGAAGGTGTGCGGCGACGTCAGGATATACAGGTCGCCGGTGAAGATCCGGTCGCGTCTCGCAGGCCGGGGAGTCCGGACCGTGTTCGGCGCCAGGGGCGCAAACGCGTGGACCATGCGAGCGACGAGCCCGTAACCCCGTTGCCGATCCGCTTCGGGAGAGAAGCGGATTCGGCTACGGTAACTTCGCACGCGGTCGACCGGCACGTATCGCAAGAACGCGTCCGTGACAGCAGAGTTGCCCCCACCGTTACGGCGAAGGTCGATGGCCACCTTGCGGACGCCGGACACGGCCACGGCCTCGAAGAAATCGTCCACTGCCTGCCGGTAGTCCGGCGTGTCATCG
This genomic interval from Limnochorda sp. LNt contains the following:
- a CDS encoding DinB family protein, whose product is MRDRKGAEAMPDALGEALRQTAERLFDGRNYSHAPIWRQIKDLSAEQALWRPSPERHCVWEIVRHVAFWKRHFMDSLAGRPTAPLDEDWRLPPRTDAAAWAAELDDFAALQRAWVETYGTFTRQALLTPDSDGRFERFAQVIGYLEHEAYHTGQIAYLQALMGLPSVE